A window of the Lactuca sativa cultivar Salinas chromosome 5, Lsat_Salinas_v11, whole genome shotgun sequence genome harbors these coding sequences:
- the LOC111910311 gene encoding protein FLX-like 3 → MSGRKRYPRGPYDNRHGHLRGVAPSRGPMPRHPAMLEEELEMQHHEIRRLLGENRRLAEDRIALQQELGDAREELRRMNIAIADIQEDNEIHSRQLIENNLKLEADLLATEPIKNEASQLHVEIERLNSLRRDLSGQVQILKKDLAKFQGDNKHLPGLRAEHEGLHNELMHARAAIDYEKKGGIEMMEQRQAMEKNLVSMAREVEKLRAELSNTDVGSWGAGGSYGMKFGSSDGHFPPPYGDGYGVHLGAGDKGPLYGSSSASRAGLEKSRMTRH, encoded by the exons ATGTCAGGGAGAAAGCGTTATCCTCGTGGGCCCTATGACAACCGGCATGGGCATCTCCGAGGAGTGGCTCCATCACGGGGCCCTATGCCACGTCATCCTGCCATGTTGGAGGAGGAACTTGAAATGCAACATCATGAAATCCGCAGACTTTTGGGTGAAAATAGGCGCTTAGCTGAAGATCGAATTGCTCTGCAACAAGAGTTGGGTGATGCCAGAGAGGAACTTAGGCGAATGAATATTGCAATTGCTGATATTCAAGAAGATAATGAAATACACTCAAGGCAGCTTATTGAAAACAATTTGAAACTAGAAGCTGATTTACTTGCCACTGAACCTATAAAAAACGAGGCTTCACAACTCCATGTGGAAATTGAGAGGCTAAATTCATTAAGGCGTGATTTATCTGGGCAAGTTCAGATTCTCAAGAAAGACCTTGCAAAATTTCAAGGAGATAACAAGCATCTTCCGGGTTTAAGAGCAGAGCATGAAGGACTTCACAATGAGCTTATGCATGCTAG AGCTGCAATTGATTATGAGAAGAAAGGAGGTATAGAGATGATGGAACAAAGACAAGCTATGGAGAAGAATTTGGTTTCCATGGCGCGTGAAGTTGAAAAGCTTCGAGCAGAACTTTCAAATACTGATGTTGGATCATGGGGTGCTG GTGGGTCATATGGGATGAAATTTGGCAGTTCAGATGGTCATTTTCCTCCTCCTTATGGGGATGGATATGGGGTTCACCTG GGTGCTGGGGACAAGGGTCCGTTGTATGGCTCAAGTTCTGCTTCAAGGGCTGGGCTTGAGAAATCTCGCATGACACGTCATTGA